Within Bdellovibrionales bacterium, the genomic segment GTTTGCGGCGATGGGCAAACCAGGAATGGTCTATGTTTGTTCGGATGGAGCAGTGGGTTCTGTCGTATCTGATACTTCCAGCGCGCAGTTTACCAGTGATCGCGGTGGGGGCGGCAGTGCCTTGATGTTTGCCTATCATCCTACTGGACGCCCTGTAACGAGTGCTTTTCAGTTAGGTCACTTCACAGAGGGACAGCAGGCCAACGATCGCCACTTTGTTGGGGGAAGCCCTCAGGTTGCTGCGGCCTCCGTGTTTGCAAATTACCTCTCTCTCAGTGGTCGACTGAACTTATTTGACACAAGGTTATTGACCAACGAACAACTGAATGAAGCTGTTAAAATTTTCAAACCAGTAGGGTGAGATTATGTGGATGAAGGGACGTATACTTTTGGTCATTGCGGTAATTGGAGTTCTACCTCTGTTCTACAACAATTGCTCTCCTTCTCATGATAACTCTGAGAGCGCTAGCTCTCAGGGTAAGAACGGTTGTAGCGACATGTCGGAATTGTTTAGCCGAACCTACCATCCCTTCGTTAAGCAACATTGCGCCACCTGCCATGTTCCAGGTGGGCTTGGAAAGGGCACCTTTGCAGATTCCAATCTGACTGTTGCCTGGCGCTCGTTTGAAGTAACAGGTTTTTCCAAAATATCAGAATATTCCGTAAATCCCTCACATCAATCTCCTTATACAGGTCCACAGCATGAAGCCGAGATATCTCAACTTCGTGAAACTTGGGTAAAGGGGATTGAGGAGGCAGAGCGAAACTGCAAGGATGGCGTCCCAATTGATGAGACAGAGGACAAGGCCCCACGCATTCGCACAAAGAGCAAGGGGATCAATGCTAATTTTGCTACAGGTCAGGCCGTGACTTTGACTTGGGGTCTTGATCGGGAGCTGATTGCCGACGAGGGAATGACTTTACCCACATTGCCCGGGGCATTATTTGAAGTTAAGGTCAGCGTGCAAGATGTGTTAGGAATAAAGTCCTATCTTATTTCAGAGCCGCGAATCCGTGGTTCTTCGGTAGATATCGAAGTGAAGAGCATTCGATTTACAGTCAATGGTAAAAGCCTTGCTGGCAATCTGACTTTTAATGCCGTAAACGAGGCCGTCAGGGCAGGAACGAATGTCTTGCTGTCAGCTGGAACCAATGTTGCTCCAATTAAAGTGAGTTATTCGGATGTCATCGCAGTGTCTTTCGGAAGTCTTGAAATTCCATCGGAACCGATTCCTCCTCCGTCTGCAGGTCCGCAGGTTTCATTTTCAGTGGCAACTTCATCTGTTGTCGAGTCGGCCGGCCTGGCGACGGTGAGAGTGAATCTGTCGCAGCCGTCAGCGAAGTATATCACGGTCACGATTCGTGTGAATGGCCAGACAACATCTTCAGCGCTTTGCTGTATCGATAATTTTACAAATGAGGAGCAGGAAAATATCAGTATCAATCGCTTCGATTGGGACTACAAAGTGAAGAATTATTCAGTTGTCATCCCTCCGGGTGAGACTTTCAAGAATTTTGAGATTGATATTGCAAATGATCAGAGAGACGAGGGAGCTAGCGAAGCCTTGGTGCTTGATTTAGATGCGATTGGCACTGTTAATGCGGTAGTGGGATCGGTTGCCCGTCATACCTTAACGCTGCAAGATGATGACGATCCTTATGATGGAGCAGCATTAACCATGACTCAGCTTTTGCGTCCAGGAGGAATTCTTTACGTGAATTGCCTGGGCTGTCATAATTCGCTAGATAATGAAGGGGGATATGACATCACGGATTGGCAGAGTCTAATTGATAATCGTATTCTGATACCCTATGACGTCAACAGCAAGGCTTTTGTGAGAATGAATAGCAAGCTTGCGGGTTTGCCTCCCATGCCATTTACGGGCTTGCTTGAAACAGAGAAGAGAAGGGCTGTGCAGGATTGGATTATGGCTGGAGCACAAAATAACTAGTTAAGAAATTCAGAAAAAACAGAGCAGACAAAGCGAGTGAAAAACTCGCTTCTGTTCAATTAGCGCGATTGGACCGCCTCTTCATACAATCTGGTAAGAAAATAGAGAAGTGATTCGATGGCCATCTCCTTGGTCATTTTGTAGTGTGCGGCCATTAATTGAGAAACTTCATTGATACTTCTGTGACCATCGATTGCCGTGAGAACTTCGAATTGAAATCGACTCTGGTTTGAAACTGTATCAAAAAAACCCTCTTTTGGAATAGGTAGGTCATGATTTTCTAACCAGGAAGGAAGATAAGAATACTTTCCTGGATCCTTTCCTTTTCTTTTTTTGCACGCCCTGAAGGCCCATATTTTTTCTTGCCGCCAGTGACCGCTATGAGGAGACTGAAGATAAGGTAGAGTTCTTTCTTGCCACTCAAGAAGATCGAATCCGGCATTCGTTAGCAAATCCTGGATTTCGGTGGGAGAATAGTGAATGGAATCAGGGCCATATCCAAAGCCAAGAGGGCCCAGGTTAATCCATTCCCCCTTCATTTTAAGCGAGTAGTTCATCCGACGTGCAAGCATTTTCAGATCAATGGGAACGATATCCACAAACCAGGGTGTCAAGATGGCCTCCAGGGATTCTCTTTTACGGGTAAATTGAGAGCATCGGCAAAAAGAAATGAGAGGTTACCAGCCTGGCCAAGCGGATTTCTGAGAGTCTGCAGAGCACATGTGGCTTCAAGTGAGACAGGTGAAATGGGAAACTCAAAAAAATCCAGCGTTTTTTGGCGTTGCATAGCTTGAGCAGTGAACATTAACAAAGGGTTGATATCGACAGATGTGAGATTCCAGTTTGGGTGTTGGTGGGCCAATTCAAAGGCAAGTCTCCCAGCGCCTCCGCCAAGGATAACGAGTTGGTTCCATAAGGATTGGCCTGATGGGGTTATTGAGTCAAAAACCTGTATGGTCTCTGTGAGCTCATTGTTTTCCCACGCCCAGTCTCGAAATAAAAGATCCAGATAAGTGCGAGGTCCTTGCTTCGTTGGCATTTTATTGGGAGTCTCTGATGCAGTCGATCGCTGATCAAGCTGAGCTTGGTTATTAAAAAGCGGATCCAACAATGAAGTCATTTGGTGAAGGTTGTGTTCCATGCCCTTTTCCATGAGTTCAAGACGTCTTCTCGTTGAGACCTGAAGATCGACACTTCGCAATTGGGTATTTAGCGAAGATATTCTTTGTCTGAGATAAGAAAGATAAGAACCGCATTTGCTCATCCACTGTATTCGAACCGATTCGGGTGAGGAAAAAAGCCACGGAATTTCGTTGAGAGAAGGAAAGACACTTGAGCAAGAAACGCATTGCCAAGCGCTTCCCTTTGTCAGATCTAGTTCGCTTGAGCAACTGGGGCAAACGAGGGATAGATAAAATGAGGACACGTCCACAGGAGGCTCCTTCGACCGGTTGATCGACTTTGAAGGCCGGAATTTGGCTCTTGAAACTAGATTAAAAATAGACTGCCACTTGGGCAATCCAAATCTGTGTCAAAATGGGATATAAAGAAAAAACTAGATGCTTCCAAGGTAGGTTGCGATGGCTTGAATTTGAGTGGCGTTAAGCTGGCCGCCAAGGCCCATCATCGTTGGAACAGACCCTATTGCGTTGGTTATTTGAGCGGCTGTGCGGCCTCGTTTGGTGCTTGCAGCGCCAACACCATGACAAGAGGAGCAATAGGTATTGTAGAGGACTGTTCCCGAGGGGGCCGTTGGAGGGGGAGGTGGAGTTCCACCAGGGGTGCCTGGATTGTCAGGCGTCGCCAGGGGGTTTCCGCCTCCAAGAACTATGATCCAGTCTCGGACGAGGCCGGTTTCTGAGGATGAGAGTGGTGACTGACCTTTTGGCATTGATCCATCAATGATGCTGGTGAAAATTGGGGAGTTTTGGGGGGAGCCTGGCAGGATCCAGCCATTTGTTGTCATGCCATCAATATTCAATATATCCGGTATTGGTGTTATTTGTGTCGAAGTGGGACTGTGGCAGCTCGAGCATTTGTTTTGAAGAACGCTTAAGGCCCCGGTCGTAATGCGTTCGCTGCTCAGCGAGGTTTCATCGACCTTTTCCTCAGAATCATGTTTGGACATGCAATTTTGGAAAGACAAAATGATCAAGGTCAAAGAAAAGATCCAGGTGTATTTTGATCTGACAAATTTGCCCATTCTGCAATCTCCCCTGATTCAAAAATTTCATCTCTTCTGTTGCCGAAAATATCTGTGACAATTCCAGTATGAGTGACAAAGAGGTCATTCCAAAGCCGCTAAATTCAGGCTTGTTCAGGGTGAGACACATTTCTCGTAGATAGTACTTTTGAGACAGTGGAGTTCAATCTGCTGCAACAATTGTTTAGGACGTAGACACGAGTGCGGATATTACTGGCTCTATTTACTTGTGGAAATTCACTCGTCAGTCTGCGATAATGAGGCATGAGAAAGCCGTCGCAAAAATGGGTTAGGATTTTTTCATTTATTTTCTTTTCAAGCGCAGTGGTCGGTTTATTTCAAAATTGCGCAAAATCGAATTCGCAAAAAAGCCAGGAACTTGCCTCGGGTGAGGCTGATGTCGGACCAATGTGTGGAATTGAAGGGTTCACCTACCTTCATAAGAATTACTTTCTCGTTCACTGTTCAAGTTGTCATGCCAAGTCGGGGTTTGCTTTTCCGGCCTTTGCCGATGCGGATGTAACGTCCTCTTTTCAATGGGCCACTTCAATTTCTGCGAACTCTCTTTGGGCCTCATCCACCAATAATAAGTTTTGTGGTGAAGAGTGCAGCCTCAAGCCATCCGATCCGCTTTATGGTCAATTGGAGACTTGGCTAAAGAGTGAAAATTCTTGCGATTGAGTTATCTGGTTGATTGGTGCAAGATACGTGGAGTTCTGAATTAACAATTAACAATTAACAATTAACAATTAACGCTTTTGATCTCTTTCTCAAAATTTTAATAACCGCTGTAAAAAGCATGCTTTGTTGTCTGAGAAACTTATGTTCTTACGATGAGTAAGGAGTTCAATCGCCTGATTCAATTCAATCTTCGAAATGTGCTCAATGTTTTTGTGACTCCCATCTGTTTCGTTAAACCAATGCCAGAGAACGCCCCCCTCTTTTTGAGGATCCAAATTATCCAGTTTTTCTGTCTTCAAAATTGACTCAGAAACTTTGGTTTTCAGGCCCAGGCCAAAAGGTGATGATTTTTCAACTGTCAAATATTTAAGGCGATACATTTTATTGGACAAATTCCCATCTTTGTTCAAATCATCAATGCCATCTAAGGACAAGGGAAGTACCACCAAGTTGGTATTGTCAGAAAATGACAGTTTAAAAAAAGACAGAGCCCATTCGAGGTCTTCCTTAATTCCCGAATACAAATCCAATATTTGGCAATTCGAAGCGATGAGGATAGACTTAGCATCTGTGTTGCGCTGAACATAAGTTGAGAGATTGTACGGAAAGGAGTTCGTTAGGAAATTGGTCGCCATTTCCTCTGGTGGCCAATTGCTGTTCAAAGTGATGAATTCTTTACGAGATGCTATCTCTCCAGATTGTTCCACTGTAGATTGCCCTCTTTCGTCAGGCTGAGTTCTGCGCAGGAAGCTTCCTTCGCAGATATCGTGCTTTGAAAAAAACTTGCGCAACCTCAACTGGATACTTCCGTAGTCTGGAACAAAAAAGCCGTTCCCGTTGTCTTCTAGGTCGGAAAAATCCAGGAATTTTGGAAAGGAAAGAACTCTTTCCAGGAGAAAGCCTCTTTCTTTATGGTCCATTGCCTGATTGCCGAACTCATGAATTTTCAATCCAATGCTAGATATTTTACTTTGGCCGCTATTTTTTTGAATTCTCTCAGTCTCAATTGCACAATCGACTTCAATTTTCATTTTGGACAACTCACAGCTTTTTCGGCTTAATTCAAAATTGAGTATGTCTAGAAACCATTTCCAGTATGCTGTTGATCTGATTTCTTTCGGACACTGATCCCAAACAACGCCAAACCGCGGACTTTGAATTAATTCAGATCGGGGATTCTTCTCGTCGGTCTTGCCAGTTAAAATAGAATGCATTGATGCGGTTGAGAGCTCAGCAGTTTCAGGGGAGTTCCAAAGACCAAGCTCCTTGAGACGCTCACTCACGAGCACACAAGGATTACTTTCGTCTGGGATACCTGAGGGGTTGAGATGAAATCCGATGCAAAATCGATTGAAGGAATTGAGAATTTCAATTTGAGTTTCTCTTAAAGCGTCTTGGCTTAATTGAACAAAAGGCAAATCTCGCGAATTTGGATAAATCTTCCTACTTTCCTGAGCACAGCGTTCAGTTAGGTTTTCTTCTGGTTGCTGAGGCACGCACACTTCGCCAAAAATTTTTCCACAGCGAAAAGAAGAGAAGCTTTTGTCACAGTCTCTGCCCCTCAAAGGACACTTTTTTGAATCCGCGCTGGCCCTCGTCACTCCGCCAATCCAACAGGTATGTGTGGTTTCAATTCGACTAGGCTGCCTTTCGAATCCTAAAGCGACAAGTTCCAAAGCCATGAAACCTAGGATAAGGCAAGATGAGAGAGCGAAGCGAAAATGAAATACACGAGTAAGCTTTAATTTCCGTCTGAGAAATCCGAAAAATAGGCGAAATGGCAGAAGAAATGGGCGTTGAGACATAATGATGGCGATACTAGCACAAAATAAATCCCATCGGATTCCTGATTGAAAATTATATAGAGTTAAAAGAGGGATTTTTTTTCAAGGAAATGAGCCCTCCGCACCAAGCGAGGCGGAGGACTTATCTTGTTATAATCGGTCAATTAGCCGCAGAAATCTTTTAGGTTCTTATAAAGCTCAACTCCGTTTTGGGCTGGTGCCACAACGGTTCTGTACTGCGACTGAATTCGAGCAGTGTTCTTGCAGCCCATGACTTCAGTAAGACCTTCAACATACTCGCCTTCGCCAGAAGCCAATTCTTGTTTTAGGTTTGAATAGTTGTTGATGACGTAGTTGGCGGCTTCTTGCTCATTGGCTGCAAAAGAAAGTTGCTTACATCCAATGGTGCCAGTTGTCATGCCGAACGCTGGAGGAACAAACATATTGGTTGTTCCACGAGTGGTGGTACCAATCATGGTTTCAGAATCAGTCACTTCCCAGCCAAGTCCGCATCCGTCCATGGTATCTTTCGCTTGGCTCACCAATGGGAAAGCCAACAAGATTGCTCCGATAATAATACTGCGCATAAGTTCCTCCTTAAGGAATTGTTAGTTTTGTATATAGATCACTGTATCTATTCAGGAGGAGGAATCAACGGAAATAAGAGATCCATTCAAATCGAATTTCAAACCAGTCTGGCCGATTGAGAGAATGATCGTAGTTTAAAATTGTAGCTTGGCGGAGTTCTTGATTTCGGGCTAGGGCAAAGGAGTGTTCGACTCGAAATTCATAGTCGCGAGCGTTCAGGTTCCAATTTTTTGAATTCCATAGGATTCTCCCAAGAAGTCGGATCTTATAGGGGGCAAATGGGTTCCAAAGCCATCCGCTTTCGATGCCGGGACGCAGGCGATATCCACGCGGCAATCTCGAATGCGCTTCCGCACGGGAAATACCGAGCGAGTAGAGTCGATGGGTCGCGCCTCCAAGAGAGAGCCCGTAGCCGCCTTCAAAACTCCCAACAAGGCAGTCCTGGCATTCGAGTCCCTTTTCTGTTTCAAAAGCCCAGCGCAGACGCCAAGAGGGGCTTCGATTGAAATGGTTGAGAGGAAAGAGAGATGTGGAAGAAATCAATCCAAGCTCTTGAATTTTAATCGTTTTTTGATCCAATTGAAGTTCTATCCAGGGAAATTCAATCTCGGAAAAAGGGGAGTAGCCTAAATCACTTCCCAATAGATCATGGTAAGCAGACCGAATTTTAATTCTCCCAATGCCTCGAGGCTCGGCCATCGTATCAGTTTGAGAATCGAGGCTTCCCAGGCTGGTATGGACGGAATACGAATCGTGGCCAAGGTCGGGCTGTGACCGCAAGAGTCTGTTTGGAATTTGGGCTTCAGGGGTTTTTTGAGGATCGCGAGAACGTAACAATAAGAGATTATTTTCAATTTTTTGATCTTCTTCGGACCAGTTCTTTTTCTTTTTGGCTTTCAGATACAACATGGACAATAGGCCAGTATCGAGAACCTCGGGCGAGAATTGATTTTTCAGATCATTCTCGCTTTGAGGTCTTATGAGTTTTTGATAGTTCCTGAGTTCGGTTCGCGACAGCAATCCATATCGGAGTTGCAGCTGATGGAAAAGCGAGGGCCGAAAATGAACTTCGCGGACGATTCCGGGGAAGGCATTGACCTGTTTGATTGTCTCCCCTGGAATGACATAGATCCGATGTTGAGTGATATTCCAATCTGTTCGAACAGCCTCAATCGCTCGAAGAATTTGGTAAGAGCAATTCTTGTCAAAAAAATAATATTTGAAGTGGGAGTTAATTTCCAATTCCCAAAGGTGTCCAATCAGGCGATTGGTTTCGATTGCGGTCAGATTGAGGTCGTATTCCCAGAGGTCGCGGCTCTCTGAATTGATGTATTCATTCACCTTTTTGTAGTAGGGTTCGGTTGACCAAATTCCGCGATACCCTCCAAATACTCCCATGTACATAAAAGCGAGGAGATTTGAATCTGGAGGAGTCCATGCAGCAAAATTCACTCCTGTATCAAGAAGTGCATTTGTTCGCTTTGATCGAATTTTTAAAAAGCTGTGTCCAAACATGCTGGCGGGATTATTTGGATAGGCGCTGGAAAAGACGAGAGTCAATCCGGTCGGCTCTTGAAATCGATTGAGAAACTTCTTAAAAAGAGGACATTCAACCTCTTGAATTTTAAGTTGAAATGTGTCTCGAAGAAGACGAAACCTCTCCGGAAATGCGCACTGAGGGTGAAGTTTGAGATCCGTCAATTTCAGATCTTGATCAAAGGCATTGATTGAGGCAATGAGCTCCGCCAAAGGATTGAACTTGCCATCCTGTGCGAAAAAGAATCCGGACCCATCGAGTTCGCTGCGATGCCCACCCCGATAGGGAAGATAGTGCAGGGCGCGCAACCACGCGGCTGATTGAGCGAACTGGTCGAGTGGCGCCGACGCAGCGAGAGACGACGACAGGGCGAATTCAGTATCACCCCGCTTTCCAATTTCATCCCTGGTTTGTGGCCTTGCAGACAATGATACCAGGAAGCTGAAACACCAGATAAAACTAATCGCGAATAGCCTCAGTTGTAACAGTGGACTCCTGGTCCTGCCAGTTAACTCTCGAAATCTTTTCATCCTGCAATTCAATGGCTTCATTATTCAAGCTCTTCTTAGCTAGGCGCAAGGCATCCGCTCGAAATAGGGCGCGCTGTGCGGTTGTGGGCAT encodes:
- a CDS encoding c-type cytochrome produces the protein MGKFVRSKYTWIFSLTLIILSFQNCMSKHDSEEKVDETSLSSERITTGALSVLQNKCSSCHSPTSTQITPIPDILNIDGMTTNGWILPGSPQNSPIFTSIIDGSMPKGQSPLSSSETGLVRDWIIVLGGGNPLATPDNPGTPGGTPPPPPTAPSGTVLYNTYCSSCHGVGAASTKRGRTAAQITNAIGSVPTMMGLGGQLNATQIQAIATYLGSI
- a CDS encoding DUF3015 family protein, with translation MRSIIIGAILLAFPLVSQAKDTMDGCGLGWEVTDSETMIGTTTRGTTNMFVPPAFGMTTGTIGCKQLSFAANEQEAANYVINNYSNLKQELASGEGEYVEGLTEVMGCKNTARIQSQYRTVVAPAQNGVELYKNLKDFCG
- a CDS encoding DUF4105 domain-containing protein, translated to MRALHYLPYRGGHRSELDGSGFFFAQDGKFNPLAELIASINAFDQDLKLTDLKLHPQCAFPERFRLLRDTFQLKIQEVECPLFKKFLNRFQEPTGLTLVFSSAYPNNPASMFGHSFLKIRSKRTNALLDTGVNFAAWTPPDSNLLAFMYMGVFGGYRGIWSTEPYYKKVNEYINSESRDLWEYDLNLTAIETNRLIGHLWELEINSHFKYYFFDKNCSYQILRAIEAVRTDWNITQHRIYVIPGETIKQVNAFPGIVREVHFRPSLFHQLQLRYGLLSRTELRNYQKLIRPQSENDLKNQFSPEVLDTGLLSMLYLKAKKKKNWSEEDQKIENNLLLLRSRDPQKTPEAQIPNRLLRSQPDLGHDSYSVHTSLGSLDSQTDTMAEPRGIGRIKIRSAYHDLLGSDLGYSPFSEIEFPWIELQLDQKTIKIQELGLISSTSLFPLNHFNRSPSWRLRWAFETEKGLECQDCLVGSFEGGYGLSLGGATHRLYSLGISRAEAHSRLPRGYRLRPGIESGWLWNPFAPYKIRLLGRILWNSKNWNLNARDYEFRVEHSFALARNQELRQATILNYDHSLNRPDWFEIRFEWISYFR